Proteins from a single region of Equus asinus isolate D_3611 breed Donkey chromosome 17, EquAss-T2T_v2, whole genome shotgun sequence:
- the LOC139040610 gene encoding olfactory receptor 5M8: MRRNFTSVTEFILLGLTNSLELQIPLFLLFLAIYMATVAGNLGMIILIQVNARLHTPMYFFLSHLSFVDLCFSSNVTPKMLEIFLSEKKTISYPACLVQCYFFIALVHVEIYILAVMAFDRYVAICNPLLYGSKMSSGVCKSLITVPYVYGVLTGLMETMWTYNLAFCGPNEINHFYCADPPLIKLACSDTYNKEMSMFVVAGCNLSTSLLFILISYLYIFPSILKIHSTEGRHKAVSTCGSHLTAVTIFYATLFFMYLRPPSKESVEQGKMVAVFYTSVIPMLNPMIYSLRNKEVKEALTRELLRKNLFS, translated from the coding sequence ATGAGAAGAAACTTCACCTCAGTGACTGAGTTCATTCTCTTAGGACTGACCAATAGCCTGGAATTGCAGATTCCCCTTTTCCTGCTGTTTCTGGCCATTTACATGGCCACAGTGGCAGGGAATCTTGGCATGATTATACTCATCCAGGTCAATGCCcgtctccacacacccatgtactttttcctgaGCCACTTATCCTTTGTGGATCTGTGTTTCTCTTCCAATGTGACTCCAAAGATGCTGGAGATTTTCTTATCAGAGAAGAAAACCATTTCCTATCCTGCTTGTCTGGTGCAGTGTTACTTTTTTATTGCTTTGGTCCATGTGGAGATCTATATCCTGGCTGTGATGGCCTTTGATCGGTACGTTGCCATCTGCAACCCTCTGCTTTATGGCAGCAAAATGTCCAGTGGTGTGTGCAAATCCCTCATCACGGTGCCTTATGTGTATGGAGTGCTCACTGGCCTGATGGAGACCATGTGGACCTACAACCTAGCCTTCTGCGGCCCCAATGAAATTAATCACTTCTACTGTGCTGACCCACCATTGATTAAGCTGGCTTGTTCTGACACTTACAACAAAGAAATGTCAATGTTTGTTGTGGCTGGATGTAACCTTTCCACTTCTCTCCTCTTCATCCTGATTTCCTACctgtatatttttccttctattcttaagATTCATTCCACAGAAGGCAGGCACAAAGCTGTCTCTACGTGTGGCTCCCATCTGACAGCTGTTACCATATTCTATGCAACTCTTTTCTTCATGTATCTTAGACCTCCCTCAAAGGAATCTGTGGAACAGGGGAAAATGGTTGCTGTATTTTATACCTCAGTAATCCCCATGTTGAACCCCATGATTTACAGCCTtagaaataaagaagtgaaagaagcaTTAACCAGAGAGCTGTTAAggaaaaacttattttcttaa